A part of Capsicum annuum cultivar UCD-10X-F1 chromosome 6, UCD10Xv1.1, whole genome shotgun sequence genomic DNA contains:
- the LOC107874648 gene encoding uncharacterized protein LOC107874648: MASPRGHRRVIEEKNRLKGKLSEKSMSFQGYISGSTSELYRMPRTAPDLFSGKGSIAGSPMEFQVKPKLTKLLLNVTIQRSLGPLQVLISPESTVHDLIAAVVRQYSKEGRRPALCSTDFSRYDLHYSQFSLASLDREEKVMALGTRNFFLCPKKLGAETSTCSDLTASSSRCKKEADYTDIIDLPWPNFML; this comes from the exons ATGGCATCTCCGAGAGGTCACCGGAGAGTAATCGAGGAGAAGAACAGGCTTAAGGGAAAGTTGTCGGAGAAATCCATGTCGTTTCAAGGATATATCTCAGGAAGCACTTCAGAGTTGTATCGAATGCCTAGGACTGCTCCGGACTTGTTTTCAGGCAAGGGATCGATCGCCGGCTCTCCGATGGAGTTTCAAGTTAAGCCGAAGTTAACAAAGTTACTGTTGAATGTGACGATTCAGAGGAGCTTAGGGCCACTTCAGGTGCTGATATCACCGGAATCAACTGTACATGATCTCATCGCCGCTGTTGTACGGCAGTACTCAAAGGAAGGAAGACGTCCGGCACTTTGCTCAACCGATTTCTCCCGTTACGATCTTCATTACTCCCAGTTTAGCTTAGCCA GTTTGGACAGGGAAGAGAAGGTGATGGCGTTGGGAACAAGGAACTTCTTTCTGTGCCCAAAAAAGTTGGGCGCAGAAACTTCGACGTGCAGTGACTTAACGGCGTCATCCTCAAGATGTAAAAAAGAAGCTGATTATACTGATATCATAGATTTGCCTTGGCCTAATTTCATGCTGTGA
- the LOC107873847 gene encoding uncharacterized protein LOC107873847, with protein sequence MGTSCGTLVVRDVGILVDKELRGQVVEVKRVSDRVMTIKLVFGGFTLNIYSAYVPQAGLVKEEKKRFWEVLDEADDVHGGFGFGDRNVEGAALLDFARAFGLVVMNFSFSEKEEHLVTFPSRLAKTQIDFLLHRKGDKAMCKDCKVIPNENLATQHRLLVMDLVLKKGKKRWGGEGRPRVRWGGLTLVSTLEIGAKLEGMRGDWWWNEDVKKKVETKKTTYVKLLEMVMDVLTRSIQGDVPWCMLFADDVVMIDKSRQGVNDKLEV encoded by the exons atgggtacaagttgtggtactctGGTAGTGAGAGACGTAGGTATCTTAGTGGACAAGGAGCTTAGggggcaggtagtggaggttaaaagGGTTAGTGATAGGGTGATGACTATCAAGTTGGTCTTTGGGGGGTTTACTTTGAATATCTATAGTGCGTATGTGCCTCAAGCGGGCCTGGtcaaggaggagaagaagagattttgggaggttttggacgaGGCG GATGACGTGCATGGAGGCTTCGGGTTCGGGGATAGGAATGTTGAGGGAGCTGCTCTTTTagattttgcgagggcctttgggttggtggtaaTGAATTTCAGCTTTTCGGAGAAGGAGGAGCATCTGGTTACTTTCCCTAGTAGGCTAGCCAAGACTCAGATCGACTTTTTGCTGCATAGGAAGGGGGATAAGGCaatgtgtaaggattgtaaggtaatTCCGAATGAGAATCTtgcgacccaacataggcttctggtgatggacttggttctCAAAAAGGGCAAGAAGAGATGGGGTGGGGAGGGTCGACCTAGAGTTAGGTGGGGTGGCCTGACTCTAGTTAGTACCTTGGAGATAGGGGCGAAGTTGGAAGGGATGAGG ggggattggtggtggaatgaagatgttaagaagaaggtggagacAAAGAAGACAACTTATGTTAAGTTGCTGGAGA tggtgatggatgtgttgacacggAGTATACAAGGCGatgtgccttggtgtatgctttttgcggatgatgtagttatGATTGATAAGTCGCgacaaggtgttaatgataagctggaagTTTAG
- the LOC107875635 gene encoding glucomannan 4-beta-mannosyltransferase 2 — MAEVSTNALFPGTFQGTAADIAGQIGLMWELVKAPLIVPLLKVAMYICLVMELMLFIERLYMGIVIVLVKLFMRKPEKRYNWEPMGEDLEIGNEGFPMVLVQIPMFNEKEVYKISIGAACNLSWPSDRLVIQVLDDSTDPLIKDLVEKECLRWASKGVNIRYQIRENRGGYKAGALKEGLKRDYVKDCEYVVIFDADFRPEPDFLRRAIPFLVHNSEIALVQGRWRFVNANECLLTRMQEMSLDYHFTVEQEVGSSTHAFFGFNGTGGVWRIAAINEAGGWKDRTTVEDMDLAVRASLKGWKFLYLGDLQVKSELPSTFKAFRFQQHRWSCGPANLFRKMVMEIVRNKRVNIWKKFYVIYSFFFVRKIIAHMVTFFFFCVVLPLSLLVPEVEVPVWGAIYIPCIITTLNSVGTPRSIHLLFYWILFENVMAFQRTKATFIGLLEAKRANEWVVTEKLGDALKNKEKTKQTKKPRGSLFGDRILPQELGFAVFLFFCGCYDVLYGKSQYFLYIFLQVITFTIAGFGYIGTIVPS; from the exons atggcaGAGGTTTCTACAAATGCTCTATTTCCAGGGACATTTCAGGGGACAGCAGCAGATATAGCAGGACAAATTGGGTTAATGTGGGAATTAGTTAAAGCTCCATTGATTGTTCCATTATTGAAAGTTGCTATGTACATTTGTTTAGTTATGGAACTAATGCTTTTCATTGAAAGGCTTTATATGGGAATAGTCATTGTTCTTGTTAAACTCTTTATGAGAAAGCCAGAAAAAAGGTATAATTGGGAACCAATGGGTGAGGATTTGGAGATTGGGAATGAAGGTTTCCCTATggttcttgttcaaatcccaaTGTTCAATGAAAAAGAG GTCTACAAGATCTCCATTGGAGCTGCATGTAACCTTTCATGGCCATCTGATAGACTtgtaattcaagttcttgatGATTCTACTGATCCTCTCATTAAG GATTTGGTTGAAAAAGAATGCTTAAGGTGGGCCAGTAAAGGGGTTAACATTAGGTATCAAATTAGAGAGAACAGAGGAGGCTACAAAGCAGGAGCTCTTAAAGAAGGATTAAAACGCGATTACGTCAAAGATTGTGAATACGTTGTTATTTTTGATGCCGATTTCCGGCCTGAACCGGATTTTCTCCGTCGAGCTATCCCTTTTCTTGTACATAACTCGGAAATCGCACTCGTTCAAGGTCGCTGGCGTTTTG TGAATGCGAATGAGTGCTTATTAACGAGAATGCAAGAGATGTCACTGGATTACCATTTCACTGTGGAGCAAGAAGTTGGTTCATCTACTCATGCATTCTTTGGGTTCAATG GAACAGGAGGGGTGTGGAGGATAGCAGCCATTAATGAAGCTGGTGGATGGAAAGACCGAACAACTGTGGAGGATATGGACCTTGCAGTTAGAGCTAGTCTTAAGGGCTGGAAGTTTCTTTATCTTGGCGATCTCCAG GTGAAAAGTGAACTTCCCAGTACATTCAAAGCCTTCCGTTTTCAGCAGCATCGATGGTCGTGTGGCCCTGCTAATTTGTTCAGGAAAATGGTGATGGAGATTGTTAGGAACAAG AGAGTGAATATTTGGAAGAAGTTTTACGTGATCTACAGCTTCTTCTTTGTCCGAAAGATCATAGCTCACATGGtcacatttttcttcttttgcgtTGTTCTTCCGTTGAGTCTTTTAGTTCCTGAGGTTGAAGTCCCTGTATGGGGTGCCATCTACATCCCCTGCATTATTACCACTTTGAATTCAGTTGGAACTCCAAG GTCAATTCATCTACTCTTCTATTGGATTCTCTTTGAGAATGTGATGGCTTTCCAACGAACCAAGGCTACATTTATCGGCTTGCTAGAAGCAAAGAGAGCTAATGAATGGGTTGTCACGGAGAAATTAGGCGATGCTCTCAAGAACaaagaaaagacaaaacaaaCCAAGAAACCCCGAGGATCTCTATTTGGAGATAG GATTCTTCCACAAGAATTGGGATTTGCAGTTTTCCTTTTCTTCTGTGGATGCTATGACGTCCTCTATGGGAAAAGCCAGTACTTCCTTTACATCTTCCTCCAAGTTATTACATTCACAATCGCTGGATTTGGCTACATCGGCACCATAGTCCCCTCGTAA